One genomic segment of Burkholderiaceae bacterium includes these proteins:
- a CDS encoding DMT family transporter produces MSLVGSYVALTKPLALVFPVFLLAWLRFGIGAAAMAHWLRKPADEPALTPQTRRLLFLESFLGNFLFTLCMISGVKLTTAVSAGVIMAAIPAAVALLSWLFLRERVAPRVWAGVACAVLGIGLLSLAQAPHATAGVPGAPNLGWLGNLLLVGAVLCEASYAVIGKKLTGALGPRRISALINLWGLLLTTPFGLWQARDFDFAAVAPGMWVLLLFYALAACMWTVWLWMTGLKSVPAAQAGVFTVLLPISAALVGVAVLREPLSGAQGLAFAVALAGVLLATLPSRAALRGRPISPGGQA; encoded by the coding sequence ATGAGCCTGGTGGGCAGTTACGTGGCGCTGACCAAGCCGCTGGCGCTGGTGTTTCCGGTCTTCCTGCTGGCCTGGCTGCGCTTCGGCATCGGAGCCGCCGCCATGGCGCACTGGCTGCGCAAGCCCGCCGATGAGCCGGCGCTGACGCCGCAGACGCGGCGCCTGCTGTTCCTGGAGTCGTTTCTGGGCAACTTCCTGTTCACGCTGTGCATGATCTCGGGCGTGAAGCTGACCACGGCGGTGTCCGCCGGCGTCATCATGGCAGCCATCCCCGCCGCGGTGGCCCTGCTGTCCTGGCTGTTCCTGCGCGAACGCGTGGCCCCGCGCGTGTGGGCCGGCGTGGCCTGCGCGGTGCTGGGCATCGGCCTGCTGTCGCTGGCGCAGGCGCCGCACGCCACGGCCGGCGTGCCGGGCGCGCCCAACCTCGGCTGGCTGGGCAACCTGCTGCTGGTCGGCGCGGTGCTGTGCGAGGCCAGCTACGCCGTCATCGGCAAGAAGCTGACCGGCGCCCTGGGGCCGCGGCGCATCTCGGCGCTGATCAACCTGTGGGGCTTGCTGCTCACCACGCCCTTCGGCCTGTGGCAGGCGCGGGACTTCGACTTTGCCGCCGTGGCGCCCGGCATGTGGGTGCTGCTGCTGTTCTACGCGCTGGCGGCGTGCATGTGGACGGTGTGGCTGTGGATGACGGGACTGAAGAGCGTGCCGGCCGCGCAGGCGGGGGTGTTCACCGTGCTGCTGCCCATCAGCGCCGCCCTGGTGGGCGTGGCCGTCCTGCGCGAGCCCCTCAGCGGCGCGCAGGGACTGGCCTTTGCCGTGGCGCTGGCCGGCGTGCTGCTGGCCACGCTGCCCTCGCGCGCGGCGCTGCGGGGCAGGCCCATTTCACCGGGCGGGCAGGCCTGA
- a CDS encoding tripartite tricarboxylate transporter substrate binding protein translates to MHAAKTLARRAFLITVLAAAASPALAQWKPTRPINLIVPWAAGGSTDQVTRIAAAEIEKALGQTIVIVNQPGASGAIGTRSAWTAAKDGYTWTAGAAQDLGTYQTLGSLDASVKDWHLFLNVANIAVLGVNPDRPWKTAKELIDDMKARPGKVSVATAGVTSAAHAAMDRIVKATGIKYKEVSYDGGNPAVLAAVAGETDLTSQLAVEQADMIRGKRLRPLATVGDKPLDLEGYGTIPPLSKDVPGLSAPPNYFGIFIPKGVPDEVIKTMEKIWAEKMPTDEALKKYATSRGAIYDPLYGEAAQKAVFPAIQLNAWNIFDSGKAKVSPDTVGIPRP, encoded by the coding sequence ATGCATGCCGCGAAGACCCTGGCGCGCCGCGCCTTCCTGATCACGGTCCTGGCCGCTGCTGCCAGCCCCGCGCTGGCGCAATGGAAACCCACGCGCCCCATCAACCTGATCGTGCCCTGGGCCGCCGGCGGCTCCACCGACCAGGTCACGCGCATTGCGGCGGCCGAAATTGAAAAGGCCCTCGGCCAGACCATCGTCATCGTCAACCAGCCGGGCGCCTCGGGAGCCATCGGCACGCGCAGCGCCTGGACCGCCGCCAAGGATGGCTACACCTGGACCGCCGGCGCGGCGCAGGATCTGGGCACGTACCAGACACTGGGTTCGCTGGATGCCAGCGTCAAGGACTGGCATCTGTTTCTGAACGTCGCCAACATCGCCGTGCTGGGCGTCAACCCGGACCGGCCCTGGAAAACAGCCAAGGAGCTGATCGACGACATGAAGGCCCGTCCGGGCAAAGTCAGCGTCGCCACGGCTGGTGTCACCTCGGCTGCGCACGCGGCCATGGACCGCATAGTCAAGGCCACCGGCATCAAATACAAGGAAGTGTCGTACGACGGTGGCAACCCGGCGGTGCTGGCGGCGGTGGCCGGCGAGACCGATCTCACCTCCCAACTGGCGGTGGAGCAGGCCGACATGATCCGCGGCAAACGCCTGCGCCCGCTGGCCACCGTGGGCGACAAACCACTGGACCTGGAAGGCTACGGCACGATTCCTCCGCTGTCCAAGGACGTTCCCGGCCTCAGCGCGCCGCCCAACTACTTCGGCATCTTCATTCCCAAGGGCGTGCCGGACGAGGTCATCAAGACCATGGAAAAGATCTGGGCCGAGAAAATGCCAACCGACGAGGCATTGAAAAAGTACGCCACCTCGCGCGGAGCCATCTACGACCCGCTCTATGGCGAAGCTGCGCAGAAGGCGGTGTTTCCGGCCATCCAGCTGAACGCCTGGAACATCTTCGACAGCGGCAAGGCCAAGGTGTCGCCCGACACGGTCGGTATCCCGCGACCCTGA
- a CDS encoding thiamine pyrophosphate-binding protein yields MTHASASPIAGHLLIECLIEQGVERAYGVPGESYLAALDGFHVHRDRIRFITCRQEGGAAFMAEAEGKLTGRPGVLFVTRGPGAANATVGIHTAFQDSTPMVVFIGDVASGMRDREAFQEVDFRVFLGPSTQGFAKRVERIDDARRMPEYVARAFATAMNGRPGPVVLVLPEDMLVQPVDARPLPRVEPVQYQNDGQRAADLRDQLLKAKQPLVIAGGPGWTPEAAQALQRFAERWQLPVANAFRFQDTFDNHHPLYAGDVGIAISPRLAERVKSADLLLVVGPRLGEMTTGGYTLIEAPRPAQTLVHIHPDPQELGRVYQADLALCATMPGAAAMLDALPAPADVPWQGWAQAAHAGYLDNLQPQPLPGPIDMPAIVATLQKHLPADAVVTNGAGNFASWVHRFWRYHGIAKGCKTQLAPTSGAMGYGVPAGIGASIATGRTVFTIAGDGDFLMNGQELATAVQHGGKSIIVLLNNGSYGTIRMHQEREYPTHVSGTPLANPDFVALARAYGWAGERVARTAEFEPALTAALARDVGTLIEVMLSEDVITTRATLDSIRQKALAARDRS; encoded by the coding sequence ATGACACACGCAAGCGCCTCTCCCATCGCCGGCCATCTTTTGATCGAATGCCTGATCGAGCAGGGCGTCGAGCGCGCCTATGGCGTGCCGGGCGAAAGCTACCTGGCGGCGCTCGACGGCTTTCACGTGCACCGCGACCGCATCCGCTTCATCACCTGCCGGCAGGAGGGCGGGGCGGCCTTCATGGCCGAGGCCGAGGGCAAGCTCACGGGCCGCCCGGGCGTGCTGTTCGTCACCCGCGGGCCGGGCGCGGCCAATGCCACGGTGGGCATCCACACGGCTTTCCAGGACTCGACGCCGATGGTGGTCTTCATCGGCGACGTGGCCAGCGGCATGCGCGACCGCGAGGCCTTCCAGGAGGTGGACTTTCGCGTCTTTTTGGGCCCCAGCACGCAGGGCTTCGCCAAGCGGGTGGAGCGCATCGACGACGCACGGCGCATGCCCGAATACGTGGCGCGCGCCTTCGCCACCGCCATGAACGGCCGCCCCGGCCCGGTGGTGCTGGTGCTGCCCGAGGACATGCTGGTGCAGCCGGTGGACGCGCGCCCGCTGCCGCGCGTGGAGCCGGTTCAGTACCAAAACGACGGCCAGCGCGCAGCCGATCTGCGCGATCAGCTATTGAAAGCGAAGCAGCCGCTGGTGATTGCGGGCGGCCCCGGCTGGACGCCCGAGGCGGCGCAGGCGCTGCAGCGCTTTGCCGAGCGCTGGCAGCTGCCGGTGGCCAACGCCTTCCGCTTTCAGGACACCTTTGACAACCACCACCCCTTGTACGCGGGCGACGTGGGCATCGCCATCAGCCCCAGGCTGGCCGAGCGCGTGAAAAGCGCCGACCTGCTGCTGGTGGTCGGCCCGCGCCTGGGCGAGATGACCACCGGCGGCTACACCCTGATCGAGGCGCCACGGCCCGCGCAGACCCTGGTGCACATCCACCCCGACCCCCAGGAGCTGGGCCGCGTCTACCAGGCCGACCTGGCCTTGTGCGCCACCATGCCGGGCGCGGCGGCGATGCTCGATGCGCTGCCGGCGCCGGCCGACGTGCCCTGGCAGGGCTGGGCGCAGGCGGCGCACGCCGGCTACCTGGACAACCTGCAACCGCAGCCGCTGCCCGGGCCGATCGACATGCCGGCCATCGTGGCCACGCTGCAAAAGCACTTGCCGGCCGATGCGGTCGTCACCAACGGCGCGGGCAACTTTGCCAGTTGGGTGCACCGCTTCTGGCGTTATCACGGCATCGCCAAGGGCTGCAAGACCCAGCTGGCGCCCACCAGCGGTGCCATGGGCTACGGCGTGCCGGCGGGCATCGGCGCCTCGATCGCCACGGGGCGCACCGTGTTCACCATCGCGGGCGACGGCGACTTCCTGATGAACGGGCAGGAACTGGCCACCGCCGTGCAGCACGGCGGCAAGAGCATCATCGTGCTGCTCAACAACGGCAGCTACGGCACCATCCGCATGCACCAGGAGCGCGAATACCCCACCCATGTCAGCGGCACGCCGCTGGCCAACCCGGACTTCGTCGCCCTGGCGCGTGCCTACGGATGGGCGGGCGAGCGCGTGGCGCGCACGGCCGAGTTCGAACCGGCCTTGACGGCGGCGCTGGCGCGCGACGTCGGCACCTTGATCGAGGTGATGCTCAGCGAGGACGTCATCACCACCCGCGCGACGCTCGACAGCATTCGGCAGAAAGCCTTGGCCGCGCGGGATCGTTCCTGA
- a CDS encoding mandelate racemase yields the protein MAIEGPRFIVRTVELFERPVHLRLPFRFGVVTLTHCPQAFVRAQVALPNGRAAWGGAGELMAPKWFDKNLQLTNEDNFDQLRHALLAARQAYLSDMRADTAFGHFARHHQALIDLGAAQGRNALVSCYGPALLDRAILDALCRALGLSFYDAVKSNTVGIDARLTPDLAGFDVGDFLASLSPAPSIEVRHTVGLLDAITAVDVREPVNDGLPETLADVVSATGCRWYKLKVSGQVDADMERLTRIAAVLRRVSDARITLDGNEQFTDAQAAAAFWRRVMATPALHQLAEQVKYIEQPLARAIALDSDVGALAAMRPVLIDESDDTLQAFPRALELGYTGVSSKQCKGIYRSLLNAARCRQRNGSKAVCFMSAEDLTTQAGLAVQQDLALVNLIGLTHVERNGHHYVNGFAGQGASPTEAAAFAQAQPGLYEPVEGGNVRLHVQAGRLDLRSLAAPGFAASAQPDWASLPTLRKPTDAIP from the coding sequence ATGGCCATTGAGGGACCTCGGTTCATCGTGCGGACCGTCGAGTTGTTCGAGCGGCCGGTGCATCTGCGTCTGCCGTTTCGCTTTGGCGTGGTCACGCTCACGCACTGCCCGCAAGCCTTCGTACGCGCCCAGGTGGCGTTGCCCAACGGCCGCGCGGCCTGGGGTGGTGCGGGCGAATTGATGGCACCCAAATGGTTCGACAAGAACCTGCAGCTCACCAACGAGGACAACTTCGATCAGCTGCGCCATGCTTTGCTGGCCGCGAGGCAGGCCTACCTGTCCGACATGCGGGCCGACACCGCCTTCGGCCACTTCGCCCGCCACCACCAAGCTCTGATCGACCTCGGAGCCGCGCAAGGGCGCAACGCGCTGGTTTCGTGCTACGGCCCGGCGTTGCTCGACCGTGCCATTCTGGATGCGCTGTGCCGTGCGCTCGGCTTGTCTTTCTACGACGCGGTCAAGAGCAACACCGTGGGAATCGACGCTCGCCTCACGCCGGATCTGGCCGGCTTCGATGTCGGCGATTTTTTGGCCAGCCTGTCACCTGCCCCCAGCATCGAGGTGCGCCACACAGTCGGTCTGCTCGATGCGATCACCGCGGTCGACGTGCGCGAACCCGTGAACGACGGCCTGCCCGAGACGCTGGCGGACGTGGTGTCAGCCACCGGTTGCCGCTGGTACAAACTCAAGGTCAGCGGCCAGGTCGACGCCGATATGGAGCGCCTGACGCGCATCGCCGCAGTGCTGCGGCGCGTTTCGGATGCGCGCATCACGCTGGATGGCAACGAGCAGTTTACCGATGCGCAGGCCGCGGCCGCATTCTGGCGGCGTGTGATGGCCACGCCAGCACTGCACCAACTCGCGGAACAGGTGAAATACATCGAACAGCCGCTGGCGCGCGCCATCGCCCTGGACAGCGATGTTGGCGCCCTCGCCGCCATGCGCCCGGTGCTAATCGACGAGTCGGACGACACGCTGCAAGCCTTTCCACGCGCACTGGAATTGGGGTACACAGGGGTATCCAGCAAGCAGTGCAAGGGCATCTATCGCTCACTGCTCAATGCCGCACGTTGCCGACAGCGCAATGGGAGCAAGGCCGTTTGCTTCATGTCGGCGGAGGATTTGACGACCCAAGCCGGGCTGGCCGTGCAGCAGGACCTGGCCCTGGTCAACCTGATCGGTCTCACGCACGTCGAGCGCAACGGTCATCACTACGTCAACGGTTTTGCCGGCCAGGGTGCCAGTCCTACCGAGGCGGCGGCGTTCGCACAGGCGCAACCCGGCCTGTACGAGCCGGTCGAAGGCGGAAACGTCCGTCTGCACGTGCAGGCCGGCCGGCTGGATTTGCGCTCGCTCGCGGCTCCCGGTTTTGCCGCCAGCGCCCAGCCCGACTGGGCCAGCCTGCCTACCCTGCGCAAGCCCACTGACGCCATCCCTTGA
- a CDS encoding tripartite tricarboxylate transporter TctB family protein, with product MSESTERPLAVSAPEAAPSPRADLHDAVGWIVLGLVVVLASWRMDRLEDQHINPLTVPGLVPGLLGVGMMILGVIVGLRSVRHGALHQTPVPLGPDQRARRKRVLLATALCCLYSLVLIGHGLPFWLASSTYVTGSILAFDRISPDPAKRRIDLHAVVKALLIGVSTSIIVWLVFERLFLVRLP from the coding sequence ATGTCCGAGTCGACTGAACGGCCCCTCGCCGTCTCCGCGCCCGAGGCAGCACCTTCACCGCGCGCCGATTTGCACGATGCGGTCGGCTGGATCGTGCTGGGTCTGGTGGTCGTCCTGGCCTCGTGGCGCATGGATCGGCTGGAAGACCAGCACATCAACCCGCTCACGGTGCCTGGCCTCGTGCCTGGGCTGCTGGGTGTCGGAATGATGATTCTCGGCGTCATTGTCGGCTTGCGCAGCGTGCGCCACGGCGCGCTTCACCAAACACCGGTACCGCTTGGTCCGGACCAGCGCGCACGGCGCAAGCGCGTGCTGCTGGCCACGGCGCTGTGTTGCCTCTACAGCCTGGTACTGATCGGCCACGGTCTGCCATTTTGGCTGGCCTCCTCCACTTACGTGACGGGCTCCATCCTCGCGTTCGACCGCATCAGTCCCGACCCCGCCAAACGCCGAATCGACCTGCACGCAGTCGTCAAAGCCCTGCTGATCGGCGTATCGACCTCGATCATCGTCTGGCTGGTGTTCGAGCGCCTGTTCCTGGTGCGCCTGCCCTGA
- a CDS encoding sugar phosphate isomerase/epimerase — MKIALCNEVLQPLPFERQCALAADLGYDGLEVAPFTLKDDPCRISDAEASQYARIAQDHGLVISGLHWLLVAPVGLSIVSSDRNVRERTTSVMQRLIELCAALGGRYLVHGSPKQRSVPADTTPAQAWDRAHGCLQRAAGHAHACGVTYCLEPLAPNETDLINTIEQAVHMIGQVGSPALRTMIDCSAAGQAETLSLPDLIEHWLPTGHIAHVQVNDPNRRGPGQGALAFAPILRRLQAMQRRGHYGDWIAVEPFDYVPDGPGCAARSIGYLRGVLEELDHGH; from the coding sequence ATGAAGATCGCCCTTTGCAACGAGGTACTGCAACCGCTGCCGTTCGAGCGGCAGTGCGCGCTGGCGGCCGATTTGGGCTATGACGGTCTCGAGGTGGCGCCATTCACGCTCAAGGACGATCCCTGCCGCATCAGCGACGCCGAGGCCAGCCAGTACGCGCGCATCGCTCAGGATCACGGACTGGTCATTTCCGGCCTGCACTGGTTGCTGGTGGCACCGGTGGGCCTGTCCATCGTCAGCAGCGATCGCAACGTGCGCGAACGCACCACGTCGGTGATGCAGCGCCTGATCGAATTGTGCGCGGCACTGGGCGGACGCTATCTGGTGCACGGCTCGCCCAAGCAACGCTCGGTTCCGGCCGACACCACGCCCGCGCAGGCCTGGGACCGCGCGCACGGCTGCCTGCAACGCGCAGCGGGGCACGCCCATGCTTGTGGCGTGACGTACTGCCTCGAGCCACTGGCCCCCAACGAGACCGATCTGATCAACACGATCGAGCAGGCAGTGCACATGATCGGGCAGGTCGGCTCGCCCGCACTGCGCACGATGATCGACTGCAGCGCCGCCGGCCAGGCCGAAACCCTTTCGCTGCCGGACTTGATCGAGCATTGGCTGCCCACCGGGCACATCGCCCACGTGCAGGTAAACGACCCCAATCGCCGCGGGCCGGGACAAGGCGCCCTGGCCTTCGCGCCCATTCTGCGCAGACTTCAGGCCATGCAGCGCCGCGGCCACTATGGTGACTGGATCGCGGTCGAACCCTTCGACTATGTGCCCGATGGACCTGGTTGCGCGGCTCGATCGATCGGCTATCTGCGCGGCGTGCTGGAGGAATTGGACCATGGCCATTGA
- a CDS encoding tripartite tricarboxylate transporter permease, which produces MLQGLQDLGSAYLSFMNPMTLLYGLGGAFVGLIMGILPGLSATLAIALLTTVTIGLQGNDAILVLICSYVGALYGGSRTAILLNIPGTAANAASCADGFALAQQGQAGRAIGIATSGAVASTLLGVVFLATFAPLLANVALKFGAFEFFWLALFGVTLSGSIVGGDPLKGWLMGLLGLLLAQVGEESLYAYDRFTFGWEELAGGVALIPALVGAFGLAEVLMALSDPVERKIHDLTDSVLPRWRDLIRYRWTVLRSGLIGVFTGLLPGVGEDAGAWVSYAAAKAVSKEKDRFGKGSIDGLMAAETGDMSSVPGHLIPVLALGVPGSAPSAVLMAAMIIHGVQPGPMLMVEHPHFIYHVVAMTTLASLAILLFGLFGVRPMLQVLKVPRDILMPIVFLLCTVGAFAVASRLFDVYMMVAIGIGAYFLRRRGYEMAPLVLGLVLGPLLDKSLRRGLVLSDGSLVPFFTRPISLGFAVITIFTFLLYVPPFRAAINRAQKALAQGMRGLIGRSAN; this is translated from the coding sequence ATGTTGCAAGGACTGCAGGACCTGGGCTCGGCCTACCTCAGCTTCATGAACCCCATGACGCTGCTGTACGGGCTGGGTGGCGCCTTCGTCGGGCTCATCATGGGCATCCTTCCCGGCCTGTCCGCCACGCTGGCCATCGCCCTGTTGACCACCGTCACCATCGGCCTGCAGGGCAACGACGCCATCCTGGTACTGATCTGCTCTTACGTCGGTGCCCTGTACGGCGGCTCGCGCACGGCCATTCTGCTCAACATCCCAGGCACTGCGGCCAATGCAGCGTCATGTGCCGACGGCTTTGCGCTGGCACAGCAGGGCCAGGCCGGTCGCGCCATCGGCATCGCGACCTCGGGCGCAGTCGCCAGCACCTTGCTGGGCGTGGTCTTTCTGGCCACGTTCGCGCCTCTGCTGGCCAACGTGGCGCTCAAGTTCGGTGCCTTCGAGTTCTTCTGGCTGGCGCTGTTCGGCGTCACGCTGTCGGGCAGCATCGTCGGTGGCGATCCACTCAAGGGCTGGTTGATGGGGCTTCTTGGACTGCTGCTGGCGCAGGTGGGTGAGGAAAGCCTGTATGCCTATGACCGCTTCACCTTCGGCTGGGAAGAGTTGGCGGGCGGCGTTGCCCTGATCCCGGCATTGGTCGGCGCCTTTGGCCTGGCCGAGGTTCTGATGGCACTGTCCGACCCGGTCGAACGCAAGATCCACGACCTCACCGACTCGGTACTGCCGCGCTGGCGCGACCTGATCCGCTATCGCTGGACGGTGCTGCGCTCAGGCTTGATCGGCGTGTTCACGGGCCTTCTGCCCGGCGTGGGAGAAGACGCCGGCGCCTGGGTGTCGTATGCCGCGGCGAAGGCCGTCAGCAAAGAAAAGGACCGGTTCGGCAAGGGCTCCATCGACGGGTTGATGGCGGCCGAGACCGGTGACATGTCCTCGGTGCCCGGCCACCTGATCCCGGTGCTCGCGCTGGGCGTGCCGGGCTCTGCCCCATCGGCGGTGTTGATGGCGGCCATGATCATCCACGGCGTGCAGCCGGGGCCCATGCTGATGGTGGAGCACCCGCACTTCATCTATCACGTGGTGGCCATGACCACGCTGGCGTCGCTCGCCATCTTGTTGTTTGGGCTGTTCGGCGTGCGGCCGATGTTGCAGGTGCTCAAGGTGCCGCGCGACATCCTGATGCCCATCGTCTTTCTGCTTTGCACCGTGGGCGCGTTTGCCGTGGCATCACGCCTGTTCGACGTCTACATGATGGTGGCCATCGGCATTGGCGCCTACTTCCTGCGCCGGCGCGGGTACGAGATGGCGCCCCTGGTGTTGGGCCTGGTGCTGGGTCCGCTGCTCGACAAGAGCCTGCGTCGCGGGCTGGTGCTGTCCGACGGCAGCCTCGTGCCCTTTTTCACGCGCCCCATCTCGCTGGGCTTTGCCGTCATCACCATCTTCACCTTCCTGCTGTACGTGCCGCCGTTTCGCGCCGCCATCAACCGGGCACAAAAGGCGCTTGCCCAGGGCATGCGTGGCCTGATCGGCCGGTCGGCGAACTGA
- the rraA gene encoding ribonuclease E activity regulator RraA, which yields MTSTSFSTCDLCDAHEGDASGDFRVLPPVFRVFGAERAFCGPVHTLRALEDNSRVREAVGSAGEGRVLVVDGGGSLRHALVGGNLAQAAARNGWAGIVVDGCVRDLAELRAAGIPIRALAAMPLRTAKRGEGQAGEPVRIQGVWVRPGDWLYADEDGIVLAGRSLA from the coding sequence ATGACTTCCACCTCGTTTTCCACCTGCGATTTGTGCGACGCCCACGAGGGCGATGCCAGCGGCGACTTTCGCGTCCTGCCGCCGGTGTTTCGCGTCTTCGGCGCCGAGCGGGCCTTCTGCGGCCCGGTGCACACGCTGCGTGCGCTGGAGGACAACTCGCGCGTGCGCGAGGCCGTGGGCAGCGCGGGCGAGGGCCGGGTGCTGGTGGTGGACGGCGGCGGCTCGCTGCGCCACGCGCTGGTGGGCGGCAACCTGGCGCAGGCCGCGGCGCGCAACGGCTGGGCCGGCATCGTGGTCGACGGCTGCGTGCGCGACCTGGCCGAGCTGCGCGCCGCCGGCATTCCGATCCGCGCGCTCGCGGCCATGCCGCTGCGCACCGCCAAGCGCGGCGAGGGCCAGGCCGGCGAGCCGGTGCGCATTCAGGGCGTGTGGGTGCGGCCCGGCGACTGGCTGTACGCCGACGAGGACGGTATCGTGCTGGCCGGGCGCTCGCTCGCCTGA
- the aceA gene encoding isocitrate lyase, translated as MPNTNEQLSREQQIAALEKDWANNPRWKTVKRGYSAADVVRLRGSLPIEYTLAKRGAEKLWSLINGESKKGYVNAFGAITAGQAMQQAKAGLEAVYLSGWQVAADGNTSETMYPDQSLYAYDSVPTMVRRINNTFKRADEIQWGRGINPGDKEFIDYFLPVVADAEAGFGGVLNAFELMKNMIAAGASGVHFEDQLAAVKKCGHMGGKVLVPTQEAVEKLIAARFAADVMGVPTIVLARTDAEAANLLTSDVDANDKPFVTGERTQEGFYRVKNGLEQAISRGVAYAPYADLVWCETGVPDIGFAREFAQAVLAKNPGKLLSYNCSPSFNWKKNLNDKQIASFQEDLSALGYKFQFITLAGIHSNWYNTFKFAHAYARGEGMKHYVEMVQEPEFAAREQGYTFVSHQQEVGAGYFDDVTTVIQGGSSSVKALTGSTEEEQFH; from the coding sequence ATGCCGAACACCAACGAGCAACTCAGCCGCGAGCAGCAGATCGCCGCCCTGGAGAAGGACTGGGCGAACAACCCGCGCTGGAAGACCGTCAAGCGCGGCTACAGCGCCGCCGACGTGGTGCGCCTGCGCGGCAGCCTGCCGATCGAGTACACGCTGGCCAAGCGCGGTGCCGAGAAGCTGTGGAGCCTGATCAACGGCGAATCCAAGAAGGGCTACGTCAACGCCTTCGGCGCCATCACCGCCGGCCAGGCCATGCAGCAGGCCAAGGCCGGCCTGGAGGCCGTGTACTTGTCGGGCTGGCAGGTGGCCGCCGACGGCAACACCAGCGAGACCATGTACCCCGACCAGTCGCTGTACGCCTACGACTCGGTGCCGACCATGGTGCGCCGCATCAACAACACCTTCAAGCGCGCCGACGAGATCCAGTGGGGCCGCGGCATCAATCCCGGCGACAAGGAGTTCATCGACTACTTCCTGCCCGTCGTGGCCGACGCCGAGGCCGGCTTCGGCGGCGTGCTCAACGCCTTCGAGCTGATGAAGAACATGATTGCCGCCGGCGCCTCGGGCGTGCACTTCGAGGACCAGCTGGCCGCCGTCAAGAAGTGCGGCCACATGGGCGGCAAGGTGCTGGTGCCGACGCAGGAAGCGGTCGAGAAGCTGATCGCCGCGCGCTTCGCCGCCGACGTGATGGGCGTGCCCACCATCGTGCTGGCGCGCACCGACGCCGAGGCCGCCAACCTGCTGACCAGCGACGTCGACGCCAACGACAAGCCCTTTGTGACCGGCGAGCGCACGCAAGAAGGTTTCTACCGCGTGAAGAACGGCCTGGAGCAGGCCATCAGCCGCGGCGTGGCCTACGCCCCCTATGCCGACCTGGTGTGGTGCGAGACCGGCGTGCCCGACATCGGCTTCGCCCGCGAGTTCGCCCAGGCCGTGCTGGCCAAGAACCCCGGCAAGCTGCTGTCCTACAACTGCTCGCCGTCCTTCAACTGGAAGAAGAACCTCAACGACAAGCAGATCGCCTCGTTCCAGGAAGACCTGTCCGCGCTGGGCTACAAGTTCCAGTTCATCACGCTGGCCGGCATCCACAGCAACTGGTACAACACCTTCAAGTTCGCCCACGCCTACGCCCGCGGCGAGGGCATGAAGCACTACGTCGAGATGGTGCAGGAGCCCGAGTTCGCGGCGCGCGAGCAGGGCTACACCTTCGTGTCGCACCAGCAGGAAGTGGGCGCGGGCTACTTCGACGACGTCACCACCGTCATCCAGGGCGGGTCGTCGTCGGTCAAGGCACTGACCGGCTCGACCGAGGAAGAGCAGTTCCACTGA
- a CDS encoding TetR family transcriptional regulator, protein MASISAELDSKGRDPERSKAAILSAARDEFAGHGLAGARIDRIAARAELNKRLIYYYFKSKDDLFLAVLEHVYAEIRGAEQRLHLLDMEPTEAVRRLIEFTWNYFIEHPEFITLLASANLHQARHLQRSSRVQEMNSPVIQTLGDVLERGRKSGVFRGGVDPVQLYISIAGIAYFYLSNKHTLSAIFGRDLMSPKARAERLGHMCDVILGYVLRS, encoded by the coding sequence ATGGCATCCATTTCAGCCGAACTCGACTCGAAGGGACGCGATCCCGAGCGTTCCAAGGCCGCGATCCTGAGTGCGGCCCGCGACGAGTTCGCCGGCCATGGCCTCGCGGGAGCGCGAATCGACCGAATCGCCGCGCGGGCCGAACTAAACAAGCGTCTCATTTACTACTACTTCAAGAGCAAGGACGATCTATTTTTGGCCGTACTCGAGCATGTCTATGCCGAAATTCGTGGCGCCGAACAACGCCTGCACCTGCTGGACATGGAGCCGACCGAAGCGGTGCGCCGCCTGATCGAATTCACCTGGAACTACTTCATTGAGCACCCCGAGTTCATCACCCTGCTGGCCAGTGCCAACTTGCATCAGGCGCGCCATCTGCAGCGCTCATCCCGAGTCCAGGAAATGAACTCGCCCGTGATCCAGACCTTGGGCGACGTGCTGGAGCGTGGCCGCAAGAGCGGCGTGTTCCGCGGCGGGGTCGACCCGGTCCAACTCTACATTTCGATCGCCGGTATCGCCTACTTCTACCTTTCGAACAAGCACACCTTGTCGGCCATCTTCGGGCGCGACTTGATGAGCCCCAAGGCACGTGCGGAAAGGCTCGGGCACATGTGCGACGTCATCCTAGGGTATGTCCTGAGATCGTGA